Proteins from one Phyllobacterium zundukense genomic window:
- the ileS gene encoding isoleucine--tRNA ligase, with the protein MTDTSTTLDYSKTLYLPQTDFPMRAGLPAKEPEFVARWQEMNLYKKLREDANGRPLYVLHDGPPYANGNIHIGHALNKILKDVITRSFQMRGYDSNYVPGWDCHGLPIEWKIEEQYRAKGKDKDEVPINEFRKECREFATHWIKVQSAEFKRLGIEGDFENPYTTMAFHAESRIAGELLKFAMSGQLYRGSKPVMWSVVERTALAEAEVEYADIESDTIWVKFPVLFMSRDGAEMRPELLNAHVVIWTTTPWTIPGNRAVSYSPRVAYGLYEVESAENDFGPRPGEKLIFADALAEESATKAKLTFKRIRTVSADELAAMTLSHPFKGLGGGYEFPVPTLPGDHVTDDAGTGFVHTAPGHGREDFDAWTDARNDLEARGISSAIPFTVDDAGYYTKDAPGFGPDREGGAARVIDDNGKKGDANRVVIEELIARDALFARGRLKHSYPHSWRSKKPVIFRNTPQWFVYMDKDLGDQTTLRSRALAAIDETRFVPAGGQNRLRAMIEDRPDWVLSRQRAWGVPICVFADDNGNVLKDDGVNARILAAFEQEGADAWFAEGARERFLGEKANEPWTQVRDILDVWFDSGSTHVFTLEDRPDLKWPADVYLEGSDQHRGWFHSSLLESCGTRGRAPYDTLVTHGFTMDEEGRKMSKSLGNTVTPQDVIKDSGADILRLWVMTTDYWEDQRLGKNIIQTNIDAYRKLRNTIRWMLGTLAHDEGAEIAYDDMPELEKLMLHRLAELDDVVRTGYDAFEFKRITRALIDFMNVELSAFYFDIRKDSLYCDAPSSIRRKASLQVVRYLFDRIVTWLAPMLPFTMEEAWLDLHRDAVSVHLEQFRETPKEWKNDELAAKWRKVKDVRRVVTGALELERVKKTIGSSLEAAPVVYITDPELLAAVKGLDMAEICITSDITIKSEKAPADAFVADDVKGVAVVSQRATGMKCARSWRYTHDVGLDPAFPDVSARDAGALHELEKLGKLAV; encoded by the coding sequence ATGACCGACACGTCCACGACACTCGACTATTCGAAAACACTCTATCTGCCACAGACGGACTTTCCGATGCGCGCCGGGCTGCCTGCCAAGGAGCCGGAATTCGTTGCACGCTGGCAGGAGATGAACCTCTATAAAAAGCTGCGTGAGGACGCGAATGGGCGTCCGCTCTATGTCCTGCATGATGGTCCGCCCTATGCCAACGGCAACATCCATATCGGCCACGCGCTGAACAAGATCCTCAAGGACGTCATCACCCGCTCGTTCCAGATGCGCGGCTATGACTCCAACTATGTGCCCGGCTGGGACTGTCACGGCCTGCCGATCGAGTGGAAGATCGAGGAGCAGTACCGGGCCAAGGGCAAGGACAAAGACGAGGTGCCGATCAACGAGTTCCGCAAGGAATGCCGTGAGTTCGCCACGCACTGGATCAAGGTCCAGTCGGCGGAGTTCAAGCGCCTCGGCATCGAAGGCGATTTCGAAAACCCCTACACCACGATGGCGTTCCATGCGGAAAGCCGCATTGCCGGTGAATTATTGAAATTCGCTATGTCCGGCCAGCTTTATCGCGGCTCCAAGCCTGTCATGTGGTCCGTGGTCGAGCGCACTGCGCTCGCCGAGGCTGAAGTTGAATATGCTGACATCGAAAGCGATACGATCTGGGTGAAATTCCCGGTGCTTTTCATGAGCCGTGATGGCGCCGAAATGAGACCCGAGTTGCTGAACGCGCATGTCGTCATCTGGACCACTACGCCTTGGACAATCCCCGGTAACCGAGCAGTGAGCTATTCGCCACGCGTTGCCTATGGGCTGTATGAGGTTGAATCTGCGGAGAATGATTTTGGTCCGCGTCCAGGTGAAAAGCTGATCTTTGCCGATGCCCTTGCCGAAGAATCGGCAACGAAAGCCAAGCTGACCTTCAAGCGCATCAGGACGGTTTCGGCTGATGAACTTGCGGCGATGACGCTTTCTCATCCCTTTAAAGGCCTTGGTGGCGGATACGAATTTCCCGTGCCCACGCTGCCCGGCGATCATGTCACCGACGATGCCGGCACTGGCTTTGTCCACACGGCGCCCGGCCATGGGCGCGAGGACTTTGATGCTTGGACAGATGCGCGCAACGATCTTGAAGCTCGCGGCATTTCTTCGGCAATCCCGTTCACTGTCGATGATGCCGGCTATTATACAAAGGACGCGCCGGGCTTCGGCCCCGACCGTGAAGGCGGTGCCGCGCGCGTTATCGACGACAATGGCAAGAAGGGCGACGCCAATAGGGTCGTTATCGAAGAACTCATTGCCCGCGACGCATTGTTTGCGCGGGGCCGTCTCAAGCATTCTTATCCGCATTCATGGCGTTCGAAGAAGCCGGTGATCTTCCGCAACACGCCGCAATGGTTCGTCTATATGGACAAGGACCTCGGCGATCAGACGACGCTTCGTTCGCGCGCGCTTGCCGCTATCGACGAAACGCGCTTTGTCCCCGCTGGCGGCCAGAATCGGCTTCGCGCCATGATCGAGGATCGTCCCGATTGGGTGTTGTCGCGCCAGCGAGCTTGGGGTGTGCCGATTTGCGTCTTCGCCGACGACAACGGCAATGTCCTGAAAGACGACGGCGTCAACGCGCGCATCCTCGCAGCTTTCGAACAGGAAGGCGCCGATGCCTGGTTCGCTGAAGGTGCGCGCGAGCGGTTCCTTGGTGAAAAGGCGAATGAGCCATGGACGCAGGTCCGCGACATTCTCGATGTCTGGTTCGACTCTGGTTCAACCCATGTGTTCACGCTGGAGGACCGGCCGGACCTGAAATGGCCTGCCGATGTCTATCTCGAAGGTTCGGACCAGCATCGCGGCTGGTTCCATTCGTCGCTGCTGGAAAGTTGCGGTACGCGTGGTCGCGCGCCCTACGACACCCTTGTCACCCATGGGTTCACCATGGACGAAGAGGGGCGAAAGATGTCAAAATCGCTCGGCAATACGGTGACGCCGCAGGACGTAATCAAGGATTCCGGCGCGGATATCCTGCGTCTTTGGGTCATGACGACTGATTATTGGGAAGATCAGCGTCTCGGCAAGAACATCATCCAGACCAACATCGACGCCTATCGCAAATTGCGCAATACGATCCGCTGGATGCTCGGTACGCTTGCCCACGATGAAGGCGCCGAGATCGCCTATGACGATATGCCGGAGCTCGAGAAGCTGATGCTGCATCGGCTTGCCGAACTCGATGATGTTGTCCGCACGGGCTATGACGCCTTCGAGTTCAAGCGTATCACCCGCGCGCTGATCGACTTCATGAATGTCGAACTCTCGGCCTTCTATTTCGATATCCGGAAAGACTCGCTCTATTGCGATGCGCCGTCGAGCATCAGACGCAAGGCCTCGCTTCAAGTCGTGCGCTATCTCTTTGACCGCATCGTCACATGGCTGGCCCCGATGCTGCCGTTCACGATGGAGGAAGCTTGGCTGGACCTCCACAGGGACGCAGTATCGGTCCATCTTGAGCAGTTCCGCGAAACGCCAAAGGAATGGAAGAACGACGAACTTGCCGCCAAATGGCGCAAGGTGAAAGATGTCCGCCGTGTTGTAACCGGTGCACTCGAACTGGAGAGGGTAAAGAAAACCATCGGCTCGTCCCTTGAGGCAGCGCCTGTGGTCTACATCACCGATCCGGAATTGCTTGCCGCGGTGAAGGGGCTGGACATGGCGGAGATCTGCATCACCAGCGACATCACGATAAAAAGCGAAAAAGCCCCTGCGGATGCGTTTGTCGCCGATGATGTGAAGGGCGTTGCAGTTGTATCTCAACGTGCGACAGGCATGAAGTGTGCCCGTTCGTGGCGATATACGCACGATGTCGGCTTGGACCCGGCTTTCCCGGACGTTTCAGCCCGCGACGCCGGCGCTCTACATGAGCTGGAAAAACTTGGAAA
- a CDS encoding MipA/OmpV family protein, which yields MSIRLIGALSSALFFAGSTAVFADEYYPDSQPTSSTRGDHWWSGDWYLTLGAKGFVAPKYEGAKDYMLSAAPVISLGRAGKSVRFSSLNDNASLGFIDTGVFRAGITGKLITGRDRGDSDDLKGLHDVDWGFELGGFAEFYPTDNIRGRVEVRRGIGAHDGVVADFAIDAFKDITPTVRVSAGPRATVASKDYFEEYYGVTASESAASGLARYSPGGGLKSLGVGGQITWQTTDKITTSAYAEYSRLMGPAADSSLVRERGSANQATLGVQATYRFDFAL from the coding sequence ATGTCTATTCGCCTGATTGGCGCTCTCTCGAGCGCACTGTTTTTTGCGGGATCAACTGCAGTTTTTGCTGATGAGTATTATCCGGACAGCCAGCCTACCAGTAGCACGCGCGGAGATCATTGGTGGTCAGGCGACTGGTATCTCACGCTTGGCGCCAAAGGCTTCGTTGCTCCAAAGTATGAAGGCGCCAAGGACTATATGCTCAGCGCTGCCCCGGTTATCTCCCTTGGCCGTGCAGGTAAGTCGGTTCGTTTTTCTTCGCTCAATGACAATGCCTCCCTCGGTTTCATCGACACAGGCGTTTTTCGGGCCGGGATCACCGGTAAACTGATCACCGGGCGCGACCGCGGTGACTCGGATGATCTCAAAGGCCTTCACGATGTCGACTGGGGATTCGAGCTCGGTGGCTTTGCAGAATTCTATCCGACAGACAATATTCGCGGCCGAGTCGAGGTACGGCGCGGTATCGGCGCTCATGACGGCGTCGTAGCCGATTTTGCCATCGATGCCTTCAAGGACATAACGCCGACAGTGCGCGTGTCTGCGGGTCCGCGTGCAACCGTTGCCTCCAAAGACTATTTTGAGGAATATTATGGTGTGACTGCCAGCGAGTCTGCGGCATCGGGCCTCGCACGATATTCGCCGGGCGGCGGCCTGAAATCGCTTGGCGTCGGCGGTCAAATCACCTGGCAGACCACCGACAAGATCACCACGAGCGCCTATGCCGAATATAGCCGGTTAATGGGACCAGCGGCAGATTCAAGCCTGGTCAGGGAGCGCGGTTCGGCCAATCAGGCGACACTCGGCGTGCAGGCAACCTACCGCTTCGACTTCGCGCTTTAA
- a CDS encoding bifunctional riboflavin kinase/FAD synthetase, whose protein sequence is MSILRLSDPNHLPEHLKDAVVAIGNFDGVHRGHQAVLERALEAAQAAGKPSLVLTFEPHPRSVFVPDQPVDRLTPAAEKASILEALGFDAVVECHFTREFSQLTADVFVDQILVGGLAASRIVTGFDFHFGKNRQGGPAFLMDAGEKRGFHVTLVDAFRDEGGHAISSSRIRELFGEGEVVEAAGLLGYRHRIRAEVIRGKQLGRTIGFPTANMVLPPETHLKHGIYAVRFRRADGTLYDGVASFGRRPTVDTDGEPLLESYVFDFNGDLYGETCAVSFFGYLRGEEKFDGLEPMMQQIRRDEEESRALLQGVGPLSALDQTINFD, encoded by the coding sequence ATGTCGATCCTGCGTCTGAGCGATCCGAACCATTTGCCCGAGCACCTCAAAGATGCCGTTGTCGCGATTGGCAATTTTGATGGTGTGCATCGCGGTCACCAGGCCGTGCTGGAACGCGCGCTCGAGGCAGCGCAGGCGGCGGGAAAGCCTTCCCTCGTGCTGACTTTCGAGCCGCATCCGCGCAGCGTGTTTGTACCGGACCAGCCGGTCGACCGCTTGACCCCGGCCGCCGAGAAAGCCTCCATTCTCGAAGCATTGGGCTTTGATGCAGTGGTCGAGTGCCATTTCACCCGCGAGTTTTCGCAGCTGACTGCAGACGTATTTGTAGACCAGATACTGGTCGGCGGCCTGGCGGCGAGCCGCATCGTTACTGGTTTTGATTTTCATTTCGGCAAGAACCGTCAGGGCGGCCCCGCCTTTCTGATGGATGCCGGCGAAAAGCGCGGCTTTCATGTTACTCTGGTTGATGCCTTCCGCGATGAGGGCGGCCACGCCATCTCATCGAGCCGTATTCGCGAACTTTTCGGCGAAGGCGAGGTGGTGGAGGCAGCGGGTCTACTCGGTTATCGCCACCGTATTCGGGCAGAGGTCATTCGCGGTAAACAGCTAGGCCGCACTATTGGATTTCCGACAGCCAACATGGTTTTGCCGCCGGAAACACATCTGAAACATGGCATTTACGCCGTGCGTTTCCGCAGGGCTGACGGTACGCTCTACGATGGAGTTGCCAGCTTCGGCCGGCGGCCGACAGTCGACACAGATGGTGAACCGCTGCTCGAAAGCTATGTCTTCGATTTCAACGGCGATCTCTATGGTGAAACCTGCGCTGTATCATTCTTTGGTTATCTGCGTGGCGAGGAAAAATTCGACGGCCTGGAACCGATGATGCAGCAAATCAGGCGTGATGAAGAGGAATCGCGGGCCTTGCTGCAGGGTGTGGGGCCGTTGTCGGCGCTCGACCAGACGATCAACTTCGATTGA
- a CDS encoding TIGR01459 family HAD-type hydrolase yields MIHLQRLDELMDRYDVLLCDVWGVLHNGVDSFASASAALSRARKAGLTVVLITNAPRRFDSVAQQIHALGVAESSYDRIVTSGDVTRELIRNAPRHVFHLGPERDETLYEGLDVELVEEREADVVVCTGFFDDETETPEDYAEMLTRFRSRDLPFICANPDIVVERGDRLIWCAGALARDYSQLGGRTLIAGKPHRPIYEAAVAAAMEVRDEPVDLARVLAIGDGMLTDIKGADLFGIDALYISGGIHAGDYVMGGVQDLEKLLAFLAKHGSIPVATMTMLA; encoded by the coding sequence ATGATACATTTGCAGCGTCTCGACGAATTGATGGATCGCTACGATGTCCTCCTGTGCGATGTCTGGGGCGTTCTGCACAATGGCGTGGATTCTTTTGCTTCCGCATCGGCAGCTCTTTCACGTGCGCGGAAAGCCGGTCTGACGGTCGTCCTTATAACCAATGCACCGCGCCGTTTTGATAGCGTCGCACAGCAGATACACGCGCTTGGCGTGGCCGAATCTTCCTACGATCGCATTGTCACATCGGGGGACGTGACGCGCGAATTGATCCGCAATGCGCCGCGCCACGTCTTTCATCTTGGGCCTGAGCGCGATGAAACACTGTATGAAGGGCTGGACGTCGAACTTGTCGAGGAACGCGAAGCAGACGTCGTCGTGTGCACCGGATTCTTTGACGATGAGACGGAAACGCCGGAAGATTATGCAGAAATGCTCACTCGATTCCGTTCGCGCGATCTGCCGTTCATTTGCGCCAACCCGGATATTGTCGTCGAGCGTGGCGACCGACTCATATGGTGCGCGGGAGCGCTTGCCCGTGACTATAGCCAGCTTGGCGGCCGGACATTGATTGCCGGCAAGCCGCATCGCCCAATTTACGAGGCCGCTGTTGCCGCTGCTATGGAGGTGCGCGATGAGCCTGTCGATCTCGCGCGCGTCCTCGCTATCGGCGATGGTATGCTGACTGACATCAAGGGCGCCGACCTTTTCGGGATCGATGCTCTCTATATTTCCGGTGGTATCCATGCTGGAGATTACGTCATGGGCGGCGTTCAAGACCTTGAGAAACTGCTTGCATTTCTGGCGAAGCACGGCAGCATTCCTGTGGCCACGATGACTATGTTGGCCTGA
- a CDS encoding cation diffusion facilitator family transporter yields MSNSHEGHDHAPKITVGNQRKVLIAFFITFAFMIVEVIGGLLSGSLALIADAGHMVTDAAALALSYAAFHFGKRAADERRTFGYLRFEVIAGLMNAIALFAILIWITIEAIDRFRNPGEVLAGPMLIVATIGLVINIAVFWILTRGDSEHVNIKGAILHVLGDLLGSVGTIIAAIVIYYTDWTPIDPILSVFVCLLILRSAWALLRNSMHILLEGAPANASPEEIEQHLKKTIPGCANVRHVHVWMITSGKALATLHVLPQADANPRLLVKQVEAELRTKFGIEHSTIAIDWPDTAPEDCCLGIEPGGGHEEHDHADHNHAPHSHGHEDHKH; encoded by the coding sequence ATGTCAAATTCCCACGAAGGCCACGACCACGCACCGAAGATCACGGTGGGTAATCAGCGCAAAGTGTTGATTGCGTTTTTCATTACATTTGCCTTCATGATCGTCGAAGTCATCGGCGGTTTGTTGTCCGGTTCGCTGGCGCTGATCGCCGATGCTGGCCATATGGTGACCGATGCCGCGGCGCTGGCTCTGTCCTATGCGGCATTCCATTTCGGCAAACGGGCCGCAGATGAGCGGCGCACATTCGGTTATTTGCGTTTTGAAGTCATTGCCGGGCTGATGAACGCCATCGCCCTCTTCGCTATCCTCATCTGGATTACCATCGAAGCAATTGATCGCTTCCGCAACCCCGGTGAAGTACTGGCAGGGCCGATGCTGATCGTCGCGACGATCGGGCTAGTCATCAATATAGCTGTATTCTGGATCCTTACGCGCGGCGACAGCGAACACGTCAATATCAAGGGTGCAATCCTGCATGTGCTAGGCGATCTGCTTGGTTCTGTCGGGACAATCATCGCCGCTATCGTCATCTATTATACGGACTGGACGCCGATAGACCCCATCCTCTCGGTCTTCGTCTGCCTGCTTATCCTGCGCAGTGCCTGGGCATTGCTGCGAAATTCAATGCATATTCTTCTTGAAGGTGCGCCGGCGAACGCCTCGCCGGAAGAAATCGAGCAGCATTTGAAGAAAACCATACCCGGTTGCGCCAATGTTCGGCACGTTCACGTTTGGATGATTACATCAGGAAAAGCGCTCGCAACACTGCATGTACTGCCGCAAGCGGATGCCAATCCTCGTTTGCTGGTAAAGCAGGTCGAAGCCGAGTTGAGAACGAAGTTCGGGATTGAACATTCGACCATCGCCATCGACTGGCCGGATACCGCGCCGGAGGATTGCTGCCTTGGCATAGAGCCGGGCGGCGGTCACGAAGAACATGACCACGCAGATCACAACCACGCGCCGCATAGTCATGGTCACGAGGATCATAAACATTGA
- a CDS encoding ArsR/SmtB family transcription factor, which translates to MNKVAIPSQLDTTVLAETFRLLGDPTRLRILFFCLDEPRSVGDIATSLDLSQSLVSHHLRLLRGARLVRGNRQAKQIFYKLADEHVSDMLVDMAHHVCEEQFDD; encoded by the coding sequence TTGAACAAGGTAGCAATTCCATCGCAGCTCGATACAACGGTCCTCGCAGAGACGTTTCGGCTGCTTGGCGATCCGACGCGGTTGCGCATCCTGTTCTTCTGCCTCGACGAGCCGAGATCAGTCGGTGATATAGCGACGAGCCTCGATCTGTCGCAATCTCTGGTAAGTCATCATCTGCGGCTATTGCGCGGAGCACGGCTGGTACGTGGCAACCGGCAGGCCAAGCAGATCTTCTACAAGCTTGCCGACGAACATGTCAGCGACATGCTCGTCGACATGGCCCATCACGTTTGCGAGGAGCAGTTCGACGACTGA
- a CDS encoding winged helix-turn-helix transcriptional regulator encodes MPRVRHKTFDCSAGCPVEGVLNLIDGKWKGVILYHLMSGTLRFNEIRRKLINVTQRMLTNQLRELEADGLIIRKVYAEVPPKVEYSLSERGRSLEPVINALKAWGDANLALDKIDVEAA; translated from the coding sequence ATGCCCCGCGTGCGCCACAAGACGTTTGATTGCTCCGCCGGCTGTCCGGTCGAAGGTGTTCTCAACTTGATCGATGGCAAGTGGAAAGGCGTGATCCTCTACCATCTCATGTCAGGTACGCTGCGGTTTAATGAGATCCGACGCAAGCTGATTAATGTCACGCAACGCATGCTGACAAACCAGCTGCGCGAATTGGAAGCCGATGGGCTGATCATACGCAAGGTCTACGCCGAGGTGCCGCCCAAGGTCGAGTATTCGCTTTCGGAGCGCGGCCGTAGCCTGGAGCCGGTTATCAACGCCCTGAAGGCATGGGGTGATGCAAATCTCGCTCTCGACAAGATCGACGTCGAAGCAGCCTGA
- the groES gene encoding co-chaperone GroES produces MAKTKFRPLHDRVVVRRVESEAKTAGGIIIPDTAKEKPQEGEIVSVGTGARDEAGKLVPLDVKAGDLILFGKWSGTEVKIGGEDLLIMKESDILGILG; encoded by the coding sequence ATGGCCAAGACCAAGTTCCGCCCGCTTCACGACCGCGTCGTAGTACGCCGCGTTGAATCCGAAGCAAAGACTGCAGGCGGCATCATCATTCCGGATACTGCCAAGGAAAAGCCACAGGAAGGCGAAATCGTCTCCGTAGGCACTGGCGCTCGTGACGAAGCCGGCAAGCTCGTACCACTCGATGTCAAGGCAGGCGATCTTATCCTGTTCGGCAAGTGGTCCGGTACGGAAGTCAAGATCGGCGGCGAAGACCTGCTGATCATGAAGGAATCCGACATTCTCGGCATCCTCGGCTAA
- the groL gene encoding chaperonin GroEL (60 kDa chaperone family; promotes refolding of misfolded polypeptides especially under stressful conditions; forms two stacked rings of heptamers to form a barrel-shaped 14mer; ends can be capped by GroES; misfolded proteins enter the barrel where they are refolded when GroES binds) — translation MASKEVKFGRDARERMLRGVNILADAVKVTLGPKGRNVVIDKSFGAPRITKDGVTVAKEIELEDKFENMGAQMVREVASKTNDIAGDGTTTATVLAQAIVQEGGKAVAAGMNPMDLKRGIDLAVAEVVKQLGKSAKKIKTSEEVAQVGTISANGETEIGEMIAKAMQKVGNEGVITVEEAKTADTELEVVEGMQFDRGYLSPYFVTNPEKMVADLEDAYILLHEKKLSNLQALLPVLEAVVQTSKPLVIISEDVEGEALATLVVNKLRGGLKIAAVKAPGFGDRRKAMLEDIAILTGGQVISEDLGIKLESVTLDMLGRAKKVSITKENTTIVDGHGKKGEINARVGQIKQQIDETTSDYDREKLQERLAKLAGGVAVIRVGGATEVEVKEKKDRVDDALNATRAAVEEGIVAGGGVALLRASAGLTLKGANADQDAGINIVRRALQAPARQIATNAGDEASIVVGKILENKKDTYGYNAANGEYGDLIALGIVDPVKVVRTALQDAASVAGLLVTTEAMIAEAPKKDNGGAPQMPGGGMGGMGGMDF, via the coding sequence ATGGCTTCCAAAGAAGTAAAATTCGGCCGCGACGCGCGTGAGCGCATGCTGCGCGGTGTCAACATCCTTGCAGACGCGGTCAAGGTAACGCTCGGCCCGAAAGGCCGTAATGTTGTCATCGACAAGTCCTTCGGCGCGCCACGCATCACCAAGGACGGCGTGACCGTTGCCAAGGAAATCGAACTCGAAGACAAGTTCGAAAACATGGGCGCACAGATGGTGCGTGAAGTCGCTTCGAAGACGAACGACATTGCCGGCGACGGCACCACGACTGCTACCGTCCTTGCCCAGGCTATCGTTCAGGAAGGCGGCAAGGCTGTTGCTGCCGGTATGAACCCGATGGATCTGAAGCGCGGCATCGATCTTGCTGTTGCTGAAGTCGTCAAGCAGCTCGGCAAGAGCGCCAAGAAGATCAAGACTTCGGAAGAAGTTGCGCAGGTCGGCACGATCTCTGCCAACGGCGAGACTGAAATCGGCGAAATGATCGCCAAGGCGATGCAGAAGGTCGGCAACGAGGGTGTTATCACCGTTGAAGAAGCCAAGACCGCTGACACCGAACTCGAAGTCGTCGAAGGCATGCAGTTCGACCGCGGCTACCTGTCGCCTTACTTCGTCACCAACCCTGAAAAGATGGTTGCTGATCTCGAAGACGCCTACATTCTTCTCCACGAGAAGAAGCTTTCGAACCTCCAGGCTCTTCTGCCGGTTCTTGAAGCTGTTGTTCAGACCTCCAAGCCACTCGTCATCATTTCTGAAGACGTCGAAGGCGAAGCTCTTGCTACGCTCGTCGTCAACAAGCTGCGTGGCGGCCTGAAGATTGCGGCTGTAAAGGCTCCTGGCTTCGGCGATCGCCGCAAGGCAATGCTGGAAGACATCGCGATCCTCACCGGTGGTCAGGTTATTTCCGAAGATCTCGGCATCAAGCTCGAAAGCGTTACGCTCGACATGCTCGGCCGCGCCAAGAAAGTGTCGATCACCAAGGAAAACACCACGATAGTTGACGGTCATGGCAAGAAGGGCGAAATCAACGCCCGCGTCGGCCAGATCAAGCAGCAGATCGACGAAACCACTTCCGACTACGACCGCGAGAAACTGCAGGAACGCCTTGCCAAGCTCGCCGGCGGTGTTGCCGTTATCCGCGTTGGCGGTGCAACGGAAGTAGAAGTGAAGGAAAAGAAGGACCGCGTCGACGACGCCCTCAATGCTACCCGTGCGGCTGTTGAAGAAGGCATCGTTGCTGGCGGTGGCGTTGCTCTCCTTCGCGCTTCGGCTGGTCTTACCCTCAAGGGTGCAAATGCCGATCAGGATGCTGGCATCAACATCGTTCGTCGCGCTCTGCAGGCTCCGGCTCGCCAGATTGCAACGAACGCAGGTGATGAAGCTTCGATCGTTGTTGGCAAGATCCTTGAGAACAAGAAGGACACCTACGGCTACAATGCGGCCAATGGCGAATACGGCGATCTGATCGCACTCGGCATTGTCGATCCGGTCAAGGTTGTCCGTACTGCTCTGCAGGACGCTGCATCGGTTGCTGGCCTTCTCGTCACCACCGAAGCCATGATCGCCGAAGCTCCGAAGAAGGACAACGGCGGCGCTCCCCAGATGCCAGGCGGCGGCATGGGCGGCATGGGCGGTATGGACTTCTAA
- a CDS encoding winged helix-turn-helix transcriptional regulator: protein MKPDHFEVTSACSAVHHILARVGDKWTVLVVSYLGNRSMRFNELKRAINGISQKMLTSTLRSLERDGFVTRTVYPTIPPRVDYELTDLGRDLLVPVRGLGDWAIKNEQRVSEARARFDAAHGDAQVQRRFADAAE from the coding sequence TTGAAACCAGATCACTTTGAAGTTACCTCTGCCTGCAGCGCGGTTCATCACATTCTGGCGCGCGTCGGCGACAAATGGACGGTCCTGGTTGTCAGTTATCTTGGCAATCGCTCAATGCGATTCAACGAGTTGAAGCGGGCGATCAACGGTATCTCGCAAAAGATGCTGACGAGCACACTACGGAGCCTCGAGCGCGACGGTTTCGTTACACGAACGGTCTACCCAACCATTCCCCCACGTGTGGATTACGAGCTGACTGACTTGGGTCGCGATCTGCTCGTTCCCGTGCGAGGGCTTGGAGACTGGGCGATCAAGAACGAGCAACGTGTCAGCGAGGCCCGGGCCCGTTTCGATGCAGCCCACGGGGACGCCCAGGTACAGCGAAGATTCGCTGACGCGGCAGAATAA
- a CDS encoding NADPH-dependent FMN reductase, whose amino-acid sequence MAKAKIGIIIGSTRIGRFAEFPAKWIAEIAGERDDIEVEILDLLDYPMHFFGEERTSTAQTETAERWKKKLREFDGFVVTVAEYNHGPTAVLKNAIDLGEFIHKPVGFVGYGGVGGARAIEHLRLVFVEMSAASVKTGIHISFPEYLTVVKGEKKLADYEHLNEAANNQLNQLVLWANALKTARAA is encoded by the coding sequence ATGGCTAAAGCAAAAATCGGCATCATCATTGGCAGCACACGGATCGGCCGTTTCGCCGAATTTCCGGCCAAGTGGATCGCCGAGATAGCCGGAGAACGTGACGATATCGAAGTCGAAATCCTCGATTTGCTCGATTATCCTATGCATTTCTTCGGCGAAGAGCGCACGTCGACCGCCCAAACCGAGACGGCAGAGCGCTGGAAAAAGAAACTGCGTGAGTTCGACGGTTTTGTTGTCACCGTTGCGGAATACAACCACGGCCCGACTGCAGTTCTGAAGAATGCTATCGATCTTGGTGAGTTCATTCACAAGCCGGTTGGATTTGTCGGCTATGGCGGCGTTGGCGGTGCCCGCGCAATCGAGCATCTTCGACTGGTTTTTGTGGAAATGAGTGCCGCATCAGTCAAGACCGGCATCCACATCTCCTTCCCCGAATATCTCACTGTGGTCAAAGGCGAGAAGAAGCTTGCCGACTATGAACATCTCAATGAAGCAGCCAACAACCAGCTCAACCAGCTTGTCCTGTGGGCAAACGCTCTAAAAACAGCCCGTGCTGCTTGA